Proteins encoded by one window of uncultured Bacteroides sp.:
- a CDS encoding YncE family protein — protein sequence MKNRILYIIFLMLPVISGCNDTITLQESGDTPTTTEVKGMYILCEGLFNMNNSSLSYYDFSKGEMSSFQDADKGGSNKTSYDYFKMKNGRKLGDTANDLQCYGSKLYCAVNVSSQIEVLNASTGVSVKQIPLSNENGVARQPRYFAFYKNKAYVCNYDGTVARIDTTTLTVDGIVKVGRNPDGICVANGKLYVANSGGLDETNLDNTVSVIDTKTFTETKKITVRKNLGSIHADDAGNVYVVSREAYNNATGDYDCKLHRIDSGTDELIKTYDLPVVNFTIYGHLAYMYSYSANKEAVQVMDTRTGEILDNDFIKDGTKITRTYNIKVNPENGDVYICDAQNYVINGSIVCFTKAGVHRFTIDAKGINPNSIAFINSNGSGQSSDPIETQTNSYVTKVLEYIPAPGQFVNVIPEYTSGDKAASMCAKCLEYFNKEYAVSLGAYGGYITVGFDHTIANVAGEYDIKVLGNAFDGSAEPGIVLVSADTNNDGLPNDEWYELKGSEYNNAATIHNYEITYYKPTNSTDNIRWTDNQNKEGNVLHNSYHTQAYYPQWISAGTMTFKGSRLPDNGVYNSAQSKWVMSSYSYGYADNQPNTSDGCKLKFDWAVDKNGNSVTVKGVDFIRIYSAVNQSLDYTVGEISTEVSGVADLHPTQKGESSILTKSH from the coding sequence ATGAAAAACAGAATATTATATATAATCTTTTTAATGCTCCCTGTAATCAGTGGTTGCAACGACACTATCACCTTGCAGGAATCGGGAGATACCCCAACCACAACTGAGGTTAAAGGAATGTATATTCTTTGCGAGGGATTGTTTAATATGAACAACAGCTCACTCTCCTACTATGACTTCAGTAAAGGTGAAATGTCATCTTTTCAGGATGCAGATAAGGGTGGAAGCAATAAGACCAGCTATGATTACTTTAAGATGAAGAACGGCAGAAAGCTTGGTGATACGGCAAATGATCTTCAGTGCTACGGTTCAAAGCTTTATTGTGCGGTGAATGTATCGAGCCAGATTGAGGTATTAAATGCTTCAACAGGTGTTTCAGTAAAACAGATTCCTTTATCAAATGAAAACGGAGTGGCCCGTCAGCCACGCTATTTTGCATTTTACAAAAACAAGGCTTATGTATGCAACTATGACGGTACGGTGGCCCGCATTGACACAACAACACTAACTGTTGACGGAATAGTAAAAGTGGGCCGTAATCCCGATGGAATATGTGTGGCCAATGGAAAGTTATATGTGGCCAATTCCGGCGGACTGGATGAAACAAACCTGGATAATACTGTCTCTGTAATTGACACAAAAACCTTTACCGAAACAAAGAAGATCACGGTTCGCAAAAACTTAGGAAGCATTCATGCCGATGATGCAGGAAATGTATATGTAGTATCCCGCGAAGCATACAACAATGCAACCGGAGATTACGATTGTAAATTGCACCGCATTGACAGCGGAACAGACGAACTGATTAAAACCTATGATTTACCGGTTGTAAACTTTACCATATACGGTCATCTGGCATACATGTACAGTTACAGTGCAAATAAGGAAGCTGTTCAGGTAATGGATACCCGTACCGGAGAAATACTTGACAATGATTTCATCAAAGACGGAACAAAGATTACCCGTACCTACAACATTAAAGTGAATCCCGAAAATGGAGATGTCTATATCTGCGACGCTCAGAATTATGTTATCAATGGCAGCATTGTTTGCTTCACAAAAGCTGGCGTACATCGGTTTACCATTGATGCGAAAGGTATAAATCCAAACTCTATTGCGTTTATAAACAGTAATGGTTCGGGGCAATCATCAGATCCAATAGAAACACAAACCAACTCATACGTCACAAAAGTGCTTGAATATATACCAGCTCCGGGACAGTTCGTGAATGTAATTCCGGAATATACAAGTGGAGATAAAGCAGCATCTATGTGTGCCAAGTGTCTGGAGTATTTCAATAAAGAGTATGCCGTTTCACTTGGTGCTTACGGTGGTTACATAACCGTGGGATTTGATCACACCATCGCCAATGTAGCAGGAGAATATGATATAAAAGTGCTGGGCAATGCTTTTGACGGCAGTGCAGAACCGGGCATTGTTCTTGTTTCTGCAGATACCAATAACGATGGTTTACCTAATGATGAATGGTATGAACTGAAAGGTTCTGAATATAACAACGCAGCAACCATTCACAATTACGAAATTACTTATTATAAGCCAACAAACTCAACAGATAATATCCGCTGGACAGACAATCAAAACAAAGAAGGAAACGTGTTGCATAATTCTTATCATACCCAGGCCTACTATCCGCAATGGATTAGTGCAGGAACTATGACTTTTAAAGGTAGCCGTCTTCCGGATAACGGGGTGTATAATTCAGCTCAAAGTAAATGGGTTATGTCGTCTTACAGTTATGGATATGCTGACAACCAACCAAATACATCTGATGGATGTAAGCTAAAATTTGATTGGGCCGTAGATAAGAATGGCAATAGTGTAACGGTGAAAGGTGTGGATTTTATAAGAATATACAGTGCCGTAAATCAATCTTTGGACTATACCGTAGGAGAAATCTCAACGGAAGTATCAGGAGTAGCCGATCTTCATCCCACACAAAAAGGTGAATCATCTATCTTAACCAAAAGTCATTAG